One window of Bos indicus isolate NIAB-ARS_2022 breed Sahiwal x Tharparkar chromosome 18, NIAB-ARS_B.indTharparkar_mat_pri_1.0, whole genome shotgun sequence genomic DNA carries:
- the SULT2A1 gene encoding sulfotransferase 2A1 isoform X1, with product MTGKFLWFEGIPFPSVDYSPELLREVQESFLIKDEDVLLLTFPKSGVILKEEQREKRREEEKKNDTGRPSFGTNWLIETVCLIYSKGDPKWVQSEPIWDRSPWVETKHGYELLKEKEGPRLISSHLPIQLFPKSFFKSKAKVIYLVRNPRDVFVSGYFFWKSAKFVKRPQSLEQYFEWFIQGNMPFGSWFDHIRGWMSMRDKENFLVLSYEEMKWDTRSTVEKICQFLGKKLEPEELNSVLKNNSFQVMKENNMSNFSLLKGQYLEENGLLLRKGVTGDWKNYFTVAQAEIFDKLFQEKMADLPQELFAWE from the exons ATGACAGGAAAGTTTCTGTGGTTTGAAGGGATACCCTTCCCAAGTGTGGATTACTCACCTGAACTCCTGAGAGAGGTACAGGAGAGTTTTCTTATTAAAGATGAAGATGTCTTACTGCtgactttccccaaatcag gagtcatcctgaaagaagaacagagagagaaaaggagggaagaggaaaaaaagaatgacacggggagaccaagcttcg GAACGAACTGGTTGATTGAAACTGTCTGCCTGATTTACTCCAAGGGGGATCCCAAGTGGGTCCAATCTGAGCCCATTTGGGACCGCTCCCCCTGGGTAGAGACTAAGCATGGGTATGAATTACTAAAGGAGAAGGAAGGCCCACGTCTCATCAGTTCTCACCTCCCCATCCAACTCTTCCCCAAGTCTTTCTTCAAATCCAAGGCCAAG gtgATCTACCTTGTCCGAAATCCCAGAGATGTGTTTGTGTCTGGTTATTTTTTCTGGAAGAGTGCAAAATTTGTTAAGAGACCACAGTCACTGGAACAATACTTTGAATGGTTCATCCAAGGAAACA TGCCATTTGGATCGTGGTTCGACCACATTCGGGGCTGGATGTCCATGAGAGACAAGGAGAACTTCCTGGTACTGAGTTATGAAGAGATGAAATGG gaCACGAGGAGCACTGTGGAGAAGATCTGCCAATTCCTGGGCAAGAAGCTAGAACCAGAAGAACTGAACTCAGTCCTCAAAAACAATTCTTTCCAAGTCATGAAAGAAAACAATATGTCCAATTTTTCCCTCCTGAAGGGTCAGTATTTAGAGGAAAATGGACTTCTTTTGAGGAAAG GTGTGACTGGGGACTGGAAAAATTACTTCACGGTGGCCCAAGCTGAAATCTTTGATAAACTATTCCAGGAGAAGATGGCAGACCTTCCTCAAGAGCTGTTCGCGTGGGAATAA
- the SULT2A1 gene encoding sulfotransferase 2A1 isoform X3, producing MTGKFLWFEGIPFPSVDYSPELLREVQESFLIKDEDVLLLTFPKSGTNWLIETVCLIYSKGDPKWVQSEPIWDRSPWVETKHGYELLKEKEGPRLISSHLPIQLFPKSFFKSKAKVIYLVRNPRDVFVSGYFFWKSAKFVKRPQSLEQYFEWFIQGNMPFGSWFDHIRGWMSMRDKENFLVLSYEEMKWDTRSTVEKICQFLGKKLEPEELNSVLKNNSFQVMKENNMSNFSLLKGQYLEENGLLLRKGVTGDWKNYFTVAQAEIFDKLFQEKMADLPQELFAWE from the exons ATGACAGGAAAGTTTCTGTGGTTTGAAGGGATACCCTTCCCAAGTGTGGATTACTCACCTGAACTCCTGAGAGAGGTACAGGAGAGTTTTCTTATTAAAGATGAAGATGTCTTACTGCtgactttccccaaatcag GAACGAACTGGTTGATTGAAACTGTCTGCCTGATTTACTCCAAGGGGGATCCCAAGTGGGTCCAATCTGAGCCCATTTGGGACCGCTCCCCCTGGGTAGAGACTAAGCATGGGTATGAATTACTAAAGGAGAAGGAAGGCCCACGTCTCATCAGTTCTCACCTCCCCATCCAACTCTTCCCCAAGTCTTTCTTCAAATCCAAGGCCAAG gtgATCTACCTTGTCCGAAATCCCAGAGATGTGTTTGTGTCTGGTTATTTTTTCTGGAAGAGTGCAAAATTTGTTAAGAGACCACAGTCACTGGAACAATACTTTGAATGGTTCATCCAAGGAAACA TGCCATTTGGATCGTGGTTCGACCACATTCGGGGCTGGATGTCCATGAGAGACAAGGAGAACTTCCTGGTACTGAGTTATGAAGAGATGAAATGG gaCACGAGGAGCACTGTGGAGAAGATCTGCCAATTCCTGGGCAAGAAGCTAGAACCAGAAGAACTGAACTCAGTCCTCAAAAACAATTCTTTCCAAGTCATGAAAGAAAACAATATGTCCAATTTTTCCCTCCTGAAGGGTCAGTATTTAGAGGAAAATGGACTTCTTTTGAGGAAAG GTGTGACTGGGGACTGGAAAAATTACTTCACGGTGGCCCAAGCTGAAATCTTTGATAAACTATTCCAGGAGAAGATGGCAGACCTTCCTCAAGAGCTGTTCGCGTGGGAATAA
- the SULT2A1 gene encoding sulfotransferase 2A1 isoform X2, with product MTGKFLWFEGIPFPSVDYSPELLREVQESFLIKDEDVLLLTFPKSGVILKEEQREKRREEEKKNDTGRPSFGTNWLIETVCLIYSKGDPKWVQSEPIWDRSPWVETKHGYELLKEKEGPRLISSHLPIQLFPKSFFKSKAKVIYLVRNPRDVFVSGYFFWKSAKFVKRPQSLEQYFEWFIQGNMPFGSWFDHIRGWMSMRDKENFLVLSYEEMKWDTRSTVEKICQFLGKKLEPEELNSVLKNNSFQVMKENNMSNFSLLKGVTGDWKNYFTVAQAEIFDKLFQEKMADLPQELFAWE from the exons ATGACAGGAAAGTTTCTGTGGTTTGAAGGGATACCCTTCCCAAGTGTGGATTACTCACCTGAACTCCTGAGAGAGGTACAGGAGAGTTTTCTTATTAAAGATGAAGATGTCTTACTGCtgactttccccaaatcag gagtcatcctgaaagaagaacagagagagaaaaggagggaagaggaaaaaaagaatgacacggggagaccaagcttcg GAACGAACTGGTTGATTGAAACTGTCTGCCTGATTTACTCCAAGGGGGATCCCAAGTGGGTCCAATCTGAGCCCATTTGGGACCGCTCCCCCTGGGTAGAGACTAAGCATGGGTATGAATTACTAAAGGAGAAGGAAGGCCCACGTCTCATCAGTTCTCACCTCCCCATCCAACTCTTCCCCAAGTCTTTCTTCAAATCCAAGGCCAAG gtgATCTACCTTGTCCGAAATCCCAGAGATGTGTTTGTGTCTGGTTATTTTTTCTGGAAGAGTGCAAAATTTGTTAAGAGACCACAGTCACTGGAACAATACTTTGAATGGTTCATCCAAGGAAACA TGCCATTTGGATCGTGGTTCGACCACATTCGGGGCTGGATGTCCATGAGAGACAAGGAGAACTTCCTGGTACTGAGTTATGAAGAGATGAAATGG gaCACGAGGAGCACTGTGGAGAAGATCTGCCAATTCCTGGGCAAGAAGCTAGAACCAGAAGAACTGAACTCAGTCCTCAAAAACAATTCTTTCCAAGTCATGAAAGAAAACAATATGTCCAATTTTTCCCTCCTGAAGG GTGTGACTGGGGACTGGAAAAATTACTTCACGGTGGCCCAAGCTGAAATCTTTGATAAACTATTCCAGGAGAAGATGGCAGACCTTCCTCAAGAGCTGTTCGCGTGGGAATAA